A single Bufo bufo chromosome 6, aBufBuf1.1, whole genome shotgun sequence DNA region contains:
- the LOC121005754 gene encoding gastrula zinc finger protein XlCGF17.1-like, whose amino-acid sequence NQKSALVTHQKTHREERPFSCSECGKCFNKKSSLVVHQRNHTGEKPFSCSECGKCFNRKSALVTHQKTHREERPFSCSECGKCFKKKSYLVVHQRVHSGEKPFSCSECGKCFNRKSALVTHQKTHREERPFSCSECGKGFKHKFALVVHQRNHTGEKPFSCSECGKRFNNNSYLVVHQRTHTGEKPFSCSECGKCFNNNSYLVVHKRTHTGEKPFSCSECGKCFKKKFALVVHQRNHTGVKPFSCSECGKCFNNNSYLVVHQRTHTGEKPFSCSECGKCFKRKQALVTHQRIHTGEKPYPCSECGECFKQLSALVFHQRVHTGEKPFSCSECGKCFKQKSALVMHQRNHTGEKPFSCSECGKCFIQKSALVTHQKTHKEKPSPGLAL is encoded by the coding sequence aaccagaaatcagctcttgttacaCATCAAAAAACTCACAGAGAAGagaggccattttcatgttcagaatgtgggaaatgttttaataaGAAATCgtctcttgttgtacatcagagaaatcacaccggggagaagccattttcatgttcagaatgtgggaaatgttttaaccggaaatcagctcttgttacaCATCAAAAAACTCACAGAGAAGagaggccattttcatgttcagaatgtgggaaatgttttaagaagaaatcatatcttgttgtacatcagagagttcactccggggagaagccattttcatgttcagaatgtgggaaatgttttaaccggaaatcagctcttgttacaCATCAAAAAACTCACAGAGAAGagaggccattttcatgttcagaatgtggaaaaggtTTTAAACATAAATTtgctcttgttgtacatcagagaaatcacacaggggaaaagccattttcatgttcagaatgtgggaaacgttttAACAATAATTCatatcttgttgtacatcagagaactcacacaggagagaagccattttcatgctcagaatgtgggaaatgttttaacaatAATTCATATCTTGTTGTACataagagaactcacacaggagagaagccattttcatgttcagaatgtgggaaatgttttaagaagAAATTTGCTCTagttgtacatcagagaaatcacaccggggtgaagccattttcatgttcagaatgtgggaaatgttttaacaatAATTCatatcttgttgtacatcagagaactcacacaggagagaagccattttcatgctcagaatgtgggaaatgttttaagcgcAAACAAGCTCTTGTTacgcatcagagaattcacacaggagagaagccatatccatgttcagaatgtggtgaaTGTTTTAAGCAGCTATCAGCTCTTGTTTTccatcagagagttcacacaggggagaagccattttcatgctcagaatgtggaaaatgttttaagcagaaatcagctcttgttatgcatcagagaaatcacaccggggagaagccattttcatgctcagaatgtggaaaatgttttattcagaaatcagctcttgttacaCATCAAAAAACTCACAAAGAGAAGCCATCTCCAGGCTTAGCCCTTTAG